GTCGTCACCGGCGGCGGCCCCGGCAATTCCACGACCTTCCTGTCGATCGACCTCGTCAAGATGGCTGTCGGCCAGTTCGACCTCGGCCCGGCGGCGGCGATGTCGATCATCTACTTCCTGATCGTGCTGCTGCTGTCATGGGTCTTCTACACCGTCATGACAAACTATGACGTGGAGAAGTGAGATGGCGGGGACAAGGCAAGCAGTCGCGGACACCGACAAGGACAAGATGATGCGCAATGCCGGGACCACGACGGGCGTTGTCCATGGCGGTGCTCCAGACGAGGCTCTGGCGCGCAGGATGCGGCGGCGCGGCGAGGAATCGCGCTTCTGGTGGGTGGTGCCGACGGTCTACATCATCTTCCTGATGCTGCCGATCTACTGGCTGATCAATATGAGCTTCAAGTCGAACCAGGAGATCCTGGGCACCTTTTCGCTCTGGCCGCAGAACCCGACACTGCGCAATTACGGCGTGATCTTCACCGATCCGTCCTGGTACAAGGGCTACATCAACTCGATCATCTACGTGGTGATGAACACGGTGATTTCGATCGCCGTCGCCCTGCCCGCGGCTTACGCCTTCTCGCGGTACAGGTTCCTGGGCGACAAGCACCTGTTCTTCTGGCTGCTGACCAACCGGATGGCACCGCCGGCAGTGTTTGCCCTACCCTTCTTCCAGCTCTATTCGGCCTTCGGCCTGATCGACACCCACATTGCCGTCGCACTGGCGCACTGCCTGTTCAACGTGCCGCTGGCGGTGTGGATCCTCGAAGGCTTCATGTCGGGCGTGCCCAAGGAGATCGACGAGACCGCCTATATCGACGGCTACTCGTTCCCGCGCTTCTTCGTGAAGATCTTCGTTCCGCTGATCGCCAGCGGCATCGGGGTCGCCGCCTTCTTCTGCTTCATGTTCTCATGGGTCGAACTGCTGATCGCCCGCACCTTGACCACAACCGATGCCAAGCCGATCGCCGCCATCATGACGCGCACCGTCTCGGCCTCGGGCATGGACTGGGGCGTGCTCGCCGCGGCCGGCGTCCTGACCATCATTCCGGGCGCGCTCGTCATCTGGTTCGTCCGCAACTACATCGCCAAGGGCTTTGCCCTGGGCCGCGTCTGAGGGAGCGTTTGTGATGGACTTCTCATGGATGGCCTGGACGCTGCCGACGGCCGCGTTCTTCATCACCATCTTCCTGATGCTCGTGGGCATGGGGGTATGGGAATACTTCTCGCCGGGCGGCAATCCGCGCGTCGGCATCCTCCGCTTCGAAACGACCCGGGGCGACAGGCTTTTCGTTTCGCTGCTCGGCAGCGCCTTCATTCATCTCGCATGGTTGGGTCTGATCGGACCCAACCTGTGGTGGGCTCTCGCTCTCGCAGTGGTCTACGCGATCGGCGTATTCCGCTTCGTCTAGAGGGGGAAATGTTGGGCCGCCGCAAGCCCGCGGCGGAGCCAAATGGCAATGCAACCTTGTTTGGGAGGAAATTAATGCGACGCCATATTCTAGCATCAACAAGCGTGATCGCCCTGCTTTTGGGATCAAGCAGCGCCTTTGCCGGCATGGACGAGGCGAAAGCCTTCCTCGATGCCGAGATCAAGGACATGTCGGCGCTCGACCGCGCCGGCCAGGAAGCCGAAATGCAGTGGTTCGTCGATGCGGCGAAGCCTTTCGCCGGCATGGAAATCAAGGTCGTCTCGGAAACCATCACCACGCATGAGTATGAATCGAAGACACTCGCCAAGGCGTTCTCCGACATCACCGGCATCAAGATCACGCATGACCTGATCGGTGAAGGCGACGTCATCGAAAAGCTGCAGACGCAGATGCAGTCGGGCGAAAACATCTATGACGCCTATGTCAACGATTCCGACCTGATCGGCACGCATTGGCGCTACCAGCAGGCACGCAGCCTGACCGACTGGATGGCCAATGAGGGCAAGGACGTCACCAATCCGAACCTCGACATCGCCGACTATATCGGCACCAAGTTCACGACCGCGCCAGACGGCAAGCTCTACCAGCTTCCCGACCAGCAGTTCGCCAACCTCTACTGGTTCCGCTACGACTGGTTCAACGACGAGAAGAACAAGGCCGACTTCAAGGCGAAGTACGGCTACGACCTCGGCGTTCCGGTCAACTGGTCGGCTTATGAGGACATTGCCGAGTTCTTCACCGGTCGCGACGTCAACGGCCAGAAAGTCTATGGCCACATGGACTATGGCAAGAAGGACCCCTCGCTCGGCTGGCGCTTCACCGACGCCTGGCTGTCGATGGCCGGCAACGGCGACAAGGGCCTGCCGAACGGCCTGCCGGTCGATGAATGGGGCATCAAGGTCAATGAAAAGTCGCAGCCCGTCGGCTCCTGCGTCGCACGCGGCGGCGACACCAACGGACCAGCCTCGGTCTATTCGATCGTCAAGTATCTCGACTGGCTGAAGGCTTACGCGCCGCCGGAAGCCCAGGGCATGACCTTCTCCGAATCCGGCCCGGTGCCGGCCCAGGGCGCGATTGCCCAGCAGATCTTCTGGTACACCGCCTTCACCGCCGACATGGTCAAGCCCGGCCTGCCTGTGATGAACGAGGACGGCACGCCGAAGTGGCGCATGGCCCCTTCGCCGCATGGCGTCTACTGGAAGGACGGCATGAAGCTCGGCTACCAGGACGTCGGTTCGTGGACGATCCTGAAGTCGACGCCTGACGACCGCGCCAAGGCCGCATGGCTCTATGCGCAGTTCGTGACCTCGAAGACTGTCGACGTGAAGAAGAGCCATGTCGGCCTGACCTTCATCCGCCAGTCGACGCTCGACCACAAGAGCTTCACCGACCGTGCCCCGCAGCTCGGTGGCCTGATCGAGTTCTACCGTTCGCCGGCCCGCGTTCAGTGGTCGCCGACGGGCACCAACGTGCCTGACTATCCGAAGCTGGCTCAGCTCTGGTGGCAGGCGATCGGTGATGCGTCCTCGGGCGCCAAGACGGCCCAGGAAGCCATGGACTCGCTGTGCGCCGAGCAGGAAAAGGTGCTCGAACGCCTCGAACGCGCCGGCATCCAGGGCGACATCGGCCCGAAGATGGCGGAAGAGCACGATCTCGCCTACTGGAATGCCGAAGCGGTCAAGGCCGGCAATCTCGCGCCGCAGCTGAAGATCGAAAACGAGAAGGAAAAGCCTGTCACCATCAACTACGATGAGCTGGTGAAGAGCTGGAGCAAGTAAGCGTTCGGGCGGTTGATCCGCCCGGCCAACTATCCGGGGAGGCGGCACAGCGCCGTCTCCCCTATTCATGCAAGTAACTGCGGAGGGCAAGATGAGCGGCTTCATTCTGGCGATCGATCAAGGCACGACATCCAGCCGTGCCATCGTCTTCGACGCGGCGATGAAGGTCGCAGGTGTCGGCCAGAAGGAATTCACCCAGCACTTTCCCGCCTCCGGCTGGGTCGAGCACGACCCGGAAGAGATCTGGGACAGCGTGGTTTCGACCTGCAAGACGGCACTGAAGAAGGCAGGCAAGGACGCCGCCGACATTTCGGCGATCGGCATCACCAACCAGCGCGAAACGGTCGTCATCTGGGACAGGGCGACAGGCAAGCCGATCCACAACGCTATCGTCTGGCAGGACCGGCGCACAGCATCCCTCTGCGCCAAGCTGAAGAAGCAAGGGCTGGAGCCGAAATTCACCCGCAAGACCGGGCTTTTGCTCGATCCCTATTTTTCCGGCACCAAGATCGCCTGGCTGCTCGACAAGGTGAAGGGCGCGCGCAAGCGGGCCGAGCGCGGCGAGCTGCTCGCCGGCACCATCGATTCCTTCCTGATCTGGCGCCTGACCGGCGGCAAGGTGCATGCGACCGACGCCACCAACGCCTCGCGCACTTTGGTCTACAACATCGAGAAGAACGCCTGGGATGCCGAGTTGCTCGACATTCTGAAAATCCCTGCCGCCATGCTTCCCGAGGTGAAGGATTGCGCCGCCGATTTTGGCGTGACCGACAAATCGCTGTTCGGCGCGACAATCCCGATCCTCGGTGTTGCCGGCGACCAGCAGGCGGCGACCATCGGCCAGGCCTGTTTCGAACCAGGCATGATGAAATCCACCTATGGCACCGGCTGCTTTGCCATCCTCAACACCGGCAGCGACATGGTGCGTTCGAAGAACCGGCTGTTGACCACCATTGCCTATCGGCTCGACGGCAAGACCACCTATGCGCTGGAAGGCTCGATCTTCGTTGCCGGTGCTGCCGTGCAGTGGCTGCGCGACGGCATCAAGGTGATCGGCAAGGCCGAGCAGAGCGGCAAGCTGGCGGCTGACGCCGACGACACCCAGGACGTCTATCTCGTGCCGGCCTTTGTCGGGCTCGGCGCGCCGCATTGGGATGCCGAGGCGCGTGGCGCCATCTACGGCCTCACCCGCAACACAGGGCCAGCCGAATTTGCCCGCGCAGCGCTCGAATCCGTCGCCTATCAGACCCGCGACCTGCTCGACGCGATGAAGAAGGACTGGAAGGGCGGCAACGGCAAGACCGTGCTGCGCGTCGACGGCGGCATGGTCGCCTCCGACTGGACCATGCAGCGCCTGGCCGACATTCTCGACGCACCGGTCGACCGGCCGACAGTGCTCGAAACCACGGCACTGGGTGCCGCCTGGCTCGCCGGCTCGCGCGCCGGCGTCTGGCCGAAAGCCAAGGCATTTTCCAAGGCCTGGGCGCTCGACCGCCAGTTCAAGCCGGCGATGGAACCGGCCCTGCGCAACGCCAAGCTGAAGGGCTGGCACGACGCCGTGCGCCGGACGCTGACACCGAAATAGCCCGGTTCAGTGCGACGATAGCTGGTCGTTTGTCGGCGCGAAGAAGAAGAACGTTCGGCGTGGAATAATGAACATAGCAGCAAGACTTGCAAAAGAGACACAGGACTGCTTGGACCGCATTACATCCTTTCCGTGGGATGTTCATGCTGCGGCAATTCGACGGCGGGCTCCCTTCCCCGTCGGCGATACATTCGGCTTCTCGGAAGATGGTGTCTACTTCGACGTCGGGGATAGCGCCGAATGGCTAAACGAGCCAGACGGAGACATTCTTCTCAAGGCTTTTGTAGTCGCATTTCCGGACCCGTCTGCCGATGACGGAATTAGGGAAGAGCGGTCAGTGATCCTCAAACGCCGGTAGCTTGATCTCCAACTGCCGCAATGAAGGCTTCGCTTTTGCAGCGGAGCTTCTATCTTTTTGTTTTGCGCAATTCCGGACGGAACACCGCTGCACACTTTTCCTGGAATTGCGCTAGCGGCCGAAGCGCGAAAGCAGAGCTTGTGTTTCCGCGGCAAGGGCGCGCGTCAGGTCGGCCGCCGGCATGTCGCGGCCCAGCCGCGCCGCCTGCCCCGACCACAATGACATGAAGTCACCCGATCCTTTCGGTTCCGACGCCGCACGCAGCGGCGCCAAAGCCCCGCCTGCCAGCGGGAATGCCGGCGCGTCCTCAGACAGCGGGCCGACCTCGCGCATGATGCGGTTGACGATGCCGCGCGCCGGCCGGCCGGTGAACAGATTGGTCAGCGCGGTATGGTCGTCCTTGGCCGAACGCAATGCCGCCTTGTGCGGTGCTGCCACCTTGGCCTCGGGGCAGAACAGATAGGCGGTGCCGACCTGCACCGCCGACGCGCCGAGGGCAAAGGCAGCGACGATGCCGCGCGCATCGGCAATGCCGCCCGTGGCGATGACAGGCAGCTTGACCGCGTCGACCACCTGCGGCACCAGGGCGAAAGTGCCGGGCTGGTTGGCGATATTATCGGTCAGGAAGATGCCGCGATGGCCGCCGGCCTCGGCACCTTGCGCGATGATCGCATCGCAGCCCCTCGCCTCAAGCCACACCGCCTCGTCGGCCGTCGTTGCCGACGACAGCACCTTGGCGCCCGTCGCCTTGACGCGATCGAGCAAGGCGGCATCCGGCAGGCCGAAATGGAAACTCACCACCTCCGGCCGGAACTCCTCGACGATGTCGCAGAAGGTGTCGTCGAAAGGCGCGCGCGCCGAGCGCGGCATCGGCGCCTTGGGGTCGAGGCCGAGCTCGAGATAATACGGCTCGAGCCGCTGTTTCCAAGCCGCCTCGCGGGCCAGGTCCTCTTGCGGCGGCGTGTGGCAGAAGAAATTGACGTTGATCGGCCTTGCTGTGCGCTGCCTGATGATGCCGAGTTCCGTCCGCGCCTTGTCAGGCGTCATCAACGCGCAGGGCAGCGCGCCGAGGCCACCTGCCTCGGAGACCGCGATCACCATTTCGGAATCGACGGGACCGGCCATCGGCGCCTGCAAGATCGGAAGCTCGAGGCCCAGAAGATCAAGAATTCGATGATCGGGCCACATCATGTCTTCCTTCCTTCAAGGAGCCGTCAGGCCTGCTGGCGCTCGGCCCTCCGGGCAGCAATCTGGCGCATGGCGACGACGCGGCGGCGCCAGATCTCGGTGCGCATCGCCATTAGATGCAGAGTGAAGAACAGAAGGGTAAAGCCAAACGCCATGGTCATGAGGGGCCAGAGCATGCTCGGATCGATGGTCGGACCGTCCATCCGGAACACCGATGCCGGCTGATGCAACGTGTTCCACCATTCGACCGAGAACTTGATGATCGGGATGTTGATGAAGCCGACCAGCGTGATGACGGCGGCGGCGCGCGCCGAACGCGCGGGATCGTCGAGTGCGCGGGTGAGTGCGATGATGCCGAGATACATCAGGAAAAGCACGAATACCGAGGTCAGCCGGGCATCCCAGACCCACCAGGTGCCCCACATCGGCTTGCCCCAGATCGAGCCGGTAAGCAGCGCCAGTGCGGTGAAGACAGCGCCGACCGGTGCCGCCGACTTCAGGGCGACGTCGGCGAGCGGATGACGCCAGACCAGCGTTCCCAGGGCCGAAACGGCCATGACCGAGTAGCACATCATGGCGAGCCAGGCGAAAGGCACGTGGATATACATGATGCGG
The nucleotide sequence above comes from Aminobacter aminovorans. Encoded proteins:
- a CDS encoding carbohydrate ABC transporter permease, which gives rise to MRNAGTTTGVVHGGAPDEALARRMRRRGEESRFWWVVPTVYIIFLMLPIYWLINMSFKSNQEILGTFSLWPQNPTLRNYGVIFTDPSWYKGYINSIIYVVMNTVISIAVALPAAYAFSRYRFLGDKHLFFWLLTNRMAPPAVFALPFFQLYSAFGLIDTHIAVALAHCLFNVPLAVWILEGFMSGVPKEIDETAYIDGYSFPRFFVKIFVPLIASGIGVAAFFCFMFSWVELLIARTLTTTDAKPIAAIMTRTVSASGMDWGVLAAAGVLTIIPGALVIWFVRNYIAKGFALGRV
- a CDS encoding DUF2160 domain-containing protein — its product is MDFSWMAWTLPTAAFFITIFLMLVGMGVWEYFSPGGNPRVGILRFETTRGDRLFVSLLGSAFIHLAWLGLIGPNLWWALALAVVYAIGVFRFV
- a CDS encoding ABC transporter substrate-binding protein encodes the protein MRRHILASTSVIALLLGSSSAFAGMDEAKAFLDAEIKDMSALDRAGQEAEMQWFVDAAKPFAGMEIKVVSETITTHEYESKTLAKAFSDITGIKITHDLIGEGDVIEKLQTQMQSGENIYDAYVNDSDLIGTHWRYQQARSLTDWMANEGKDVTNPNLDIADYIGTKFTTAPDGKLYQLPDQQFANLYWFRYDWFNDEKNKADFKAKYGYDLGVPVNWSAYEDIAEFFTGRDVNGQKVYGHMDYGKKDPSLGWRFTDAWLSMAGNGDKGLPNGLPVDEWGIKVNEKSQPVGSCVARGGDTNGPASVYSIVKYLDWLKAYAPPEAQGMTFSESGPVPAQGAIAQQIFWYTAFTADMVKPGLPVMNEDGTPKWRMAPSPHGVYWKDGMKLGYQDVGSWTILKSTPDDRAKAAWLYAQFVTSKTVDVKKSHVGLTFIRQSTLDHKSFTDRAPQLGGLIEFYRSPARVQWSPTGTNVPDYPKLAQLWWQAIGDASSGAKTAQEAMDSLCAEQEKVLERLERAGIQGDIGPKMAEEHDLAYWNAEAVKAGNLAPQLKIENEKEKPVTINYDELVKSWSK
- the glpK gene encoding glycerol kinase GlpK, giving the protein MSGFILAIDQGTTSSRAIVFDAAMKVAGVGQKEFTQHFPASGWVEHDPEEIWDSVVSTCKTALKKAGKDAADISAIGITNQRETVVIWDRATGKPIHNAIVWQDRRTASLCAKLKKQGLEPKFTRKTGLLLDPYFSGTKIAWLLDKVKGARKRAERGELLAGTIDSFLIWRLTGGKVHATDATNASRTLVYNIEKNAWDAELLDILKIPAAMLPEVKDCAADFGVTDKSLFGATIPILGVAGDQQAATIGQACFEPGMMKSTYGTGCFAILNTGSDMVRSKNRLLTTIAYRLDGKTTYALEGSIFVAGAAVQWLRDGIKVIGKAEQSGKLAADADDTQDVYLVPAFVGLGAPHWDAEARGAIYGLTRNTGPAEFARAALESVAYQTRDLLDAMKKDWKGGNGKTVLRVDGGMVASDWTMQRLADILDAPVDRPTVLETTALGAAWLAGSRAGVWPKAKAFSKAWALDRQFKPAMEPALRNAKLKGWHDAVRRTLTPK
- a CDS encoding NAD(P)H-dependent flavin oxidoreductase; this translates as MWPDHRILDLLGLELPILQAPMAGPVDSEMVIAVSEAGGLGALPCALMTPDKARTELGIIRQRTARPINVNFFCHTPPQEDLAREAAWKQRLEPYYLELGLDPKAPMPRSARAPFDDTFCDIVEEFRPEVVSFHFGLPDAALLDRVKATGAKVLSSATTADEAVWLEARGCDAIIAQGAEAGGHRGIFLTDNIANQPGTFALVPQVVDAVKLPVIATGGIADARGIVAAFALGASAVQVGTAYLFCPEAKVAAPHKAALRSAKDDHTALTNLFTGRPARGIVNRIMREVGPLSEDAPAFPLAGGALAPLRAASEPKGSGDFMSLWSGQAARLGRDMPAADLTRALAAETQALLSRFGR
- a CDS encoding heme ABC transporter permease, with product MTQTTSQAWRFSDLANPTRFISLVDKIVPWLGGASVLVLAIGLYLAFAAPADFQQGITVRIMYIHVPFAWLAMMCYSVMAVSALGTLVWRHPLADVALKSAAPVGAVFTALALLTGSIWGKPMWGTWWVWDARLTSVFVLFLMYLGIIALTRALDDPARSARAAAVITLVGFINIPIIKFSVEWWNTLHQPASVFRMDGPTIDPSMLWPLMTMAFGFTLLFFTLHLMAMRTEIWRRRVVAMRQIAARRAERQQA